The Polymorphobacter megasporae genome window below encodes:
- a CDS encoding phospholipase A, which translates to MPRMKIYLGVGAIAASAAMPALAAVQTLISTVGVADASGRATIELNFLNDGDAVQHFELPPRLVADLAVGDRHTAVTLERAGSATPQTLAAGSFVRADYTASLPNGADRATLSLASGAAFALSLPKAGRAAQLAVSEPAAPLIPAHDPSAPVVVQQSFNSARADTGNAFLGNLSAYLPIYAAYGPGTSTAAKIQISFKYQLFGTAGATGADRSWIDGLNFAYSQRLYWDLGAKSAPFRNVDYNPELIYIVPAPLRLTGVAFGGRGGVAHESNGRDGTASRSTNYVYVQPMATLPIGDYKLSVGPRLWTYVGNLSDNPDIAHFRGNTGLFAEIGQDNGLRVSTNTRLNFASGKGAVEAEVSYPINRWIKSLNLYVFGQGFSGYGENLLDYNRHANRLRIGVGLVR; encoded by the coding sequence ATGCCACGAATGAAAATCTACCTCGGGGTCGGCGCGATTGCGGCGTCCGCCGCGATGCCGGCACTCGCTGCAGTCCAAACGTTGATCAGCACTGTCGGCGTCGCCGATGCGAGCGGCCGCGCGACGATCGAGCTCAACTTCCTCAACGACGGCGACGCGGTTCAGCATTTCGAGCTGCCGCCACGATTGGTGGCAGACCTTGCGGTCGGGGACCGGCATACGGCGGTGACGCTCGAGCGTGCCGGGAGTGCCACCCCGCAAACGCTCGCGGCGGGGAGTTTCGTGCGTGCGGACTATACCGCCTCGCTTCCCAACGGAGCCGACCGCGCGACGCTGTCGCTCGCCAGCGGTGCGGCCTTCGCGCTGTCGCTGCCGAAGGCGGGGAGAGCTGCGCAACTTGCCGTCTCCGAGCCGGCAGCGCCGTTGATCCCCGCGCACGACCCCTCGGCACCCGTCGTTGTCCAGCAGAGCTTCAACTCGGCGCGCGCCGACACTGGCAACGCCTTCCTCGGCAATCTATCGGCGTATCTGCCGATCTATGCGGCCTATGGACCCGGAACGAGCACCGCTGCCAAGATCCAGATCAGCTTCAAATACCAGTTGTTCGGCACCGCCGGCGCGACGGGGGCCGATCGGTCGTGGATCGACGGTTTGAACTTTGCCTATAGCCAGCGGCTCTACTGGGACCTCGGAGCGAAATCGGCACCGTTCCGCAACGTCGATTACAATCCCGAACTGATCTACATCGTCCCCGCCCCGCTTCGCCTTACCGGTGTCGCGTTCGGCGGCCGCGGCGGCGTTGCGCATGAATCGAACGGCCGCGACGGCACCGCCTCGCGCAGCACGAACTATGTCTATGTCCAGCCGATGGCGACACTGCCAATCGGCGATTACAAGCTGTCGGTCGGGCCACGGTTGTGGACCTATGTCGGCAACCTCAGCGACAATCCCGACATCGCCCACTTCCGCGGCAATACCGGGCTGTTCGCCGAGATCGGCCAAGACAACGGGCTGCGGGTCTCGACCAATACCCGGCTCAACTTCGCCAGCGGCAAGGGCGCGGTCGAGGCCGAGGTGTCGTATCCGATCAATCGCTGGATCAAGTCGCTCAACCTGTATGTCTTCGGCCAGGGTTTCAGCGGCTACGGCGAGAATTTGCTCGATTACAATCGGCACGCAAACCGGCTGCGGATCGGCGTCGGCCTCGTCCGCTAG
- a CDS encoding dihydrofolate reductase, translated as MLSLVVARADNGVIGRDGGMPWHIPADLRHFKRLTVGKPVVMGRRTFDSIGRPLPGRHNIVMTRSQDWTAEGVTVVPNLAEAVAAAGLQQGARPDEIMIIGGATIYAEALPSARRIYLTEVHAAPDGDTVLPPFDPAVWHETAREAYPAEGDRPAYSFVTLEHLAVIRPGRIA; from the coding sequence ATCCTGAGCTTGGTTGTCGCGCGCGCAGATAACGGCGTGATCGGGCGCGACGGGGGCATGCCGTGGCATATCCCCGCCGATCTCCGCCACTTCAAGCGGCTGACGGTCGGCAAGCCGGTTGTGATGGGGCGGCGAACTTTCGACTCGATCGGCAGGCCGCTGCCGGGCCGGCACAATATCGTCATGACCCGGTCGCAAGACTGGACAGCCGAGGGCGTGACGGTCGTGCCCAATCTTGCCGAAGCGGTCGCCGCCGCAGGACTCCAGCAGGGCGCGCGCCCCGACGAGATCATGATTATCGGGGGCGCGACGATCTATGCCGAGGCGCTGCCATCGGCGCGGCGCATCTACCTGACCGAAGTTCATGCCGCGCCCGACGGCGACACTGTCCTGCCGCCGTTCGATCCCGCAGTGTGGCACGAGACCGCGCGCGAGGCGTATCCAGCCGAAGGCGACCGACCGGCATATAGCTTCGTCACGCTCGAACATTTAGCAGTCATACGACCCGGTCGGATCGCCTGA
- a CDS encoding DUF885 domain-containing protein has translation MIRALFVGLALAATSAAASSADDKLASLEARWLDGEMRFAPESATGIGVHKYDNLIGDRSAAGRHASATAERGWLAELDRIDAKKLTRANQVDAAMLRNALRYSLWTDATLQSWAWDPQIYNDAAGGSLYSLAARDFAPWPVRLKAATSRMNLLPGMLAVERETLVPARVPLIHAQTVAKQNSGILDIVNDMLVPHEGELAPADRVAFDEARERLKRAVALHQRWLDTVLVPNAKGDFRLGAKLYDAKLAFALDSPLTRAEIKARATKALAATTTEMAVLARGVIKDNAAMSDHDVIAAALKLTYAKRAPRDGVIAEATKALAEATAFVRAKDLITLPDSPVKIITMPKFQQGVAVAYCDSPGPLEKNLGTFFAVSPIPDQWSEAQATSFLSEYNEYMIRDLAVHEAMPGHYVQLAHQNAYPSTLRAVLGSGSFVEGWAVYAEGQMADDGFMKGDPLYKLTVLKMRLRSISNALLDIGIHTEGMTEKAAMSLMMDQAFQQEREAAGKWTRARLGSTQLPSYFVGYSEHTDLRAAAEKRPGFAVKKYHDAVLSYGSPPARYVRALMFSEPIAP, from the coding sequence GTGATTCGCGCATTGTTTGTCGGGCTCGCGCTTGCCGCGACGTCCGCTGCCGCCAGCTCTGCCGACGACAAACTCGCCTCGCTCGAAGCGCGTTGGCTCGACGGCGAAATGCGCTTTGCTCCCGAAAGCGCGACTGGCATCGGGGTCCACAAGTACGACAATCTGATCGGCGACCGCTCCGCTGCCGGACGCCATGCCAGCGCCACCGCCGAGCGCGGCTGGCTCGCGGAACTCGATCGGATCGATGCGAAGAAGCTGACCCGCGCGAATCAGGTCGATGCGGCGATGCTGCGCAATGCCCTGCGCTACAGCCTGTGGACCGACGCCACGCTGCAGAGCTGGGCGTGGGACCCGCAGATTTACAACGATGCCGCGGGCGGGTCGCTCTACAGCCTTGCCGCGCGCGATTTCGCACCGTGGCCGGTGCGGCTCAAGGCGGCGACATCGCGGATGAACCTGCTGCCCGGCATGCTTGCCGTCGAGCGCGAAACGCTCGTTCCCGCGCGGGTGCCGCTGATTCATGCCCAGACCGTCGCCAAGCAAAACAGCGGCATCCTCGACATCGTCAACGACATGCTCGTGCCGCATGAGGGCGAACTTGCGCCTGCCGACCGGGTCGCCTTCGACGAAGCGCGCGAGCGGTTGAAGCGGGCGGTCGCGCTCCACCAGCGCTGGCTCGATACCGTGCTCGTGCCGAACGCCAAGGGTGATTTCCGCCTCGGCGCAAAGCTGTACGACGCCAAGCTCGCCTTCGCGCTCGACTCGCCGCTGACGCGGGCCGAGATCAAGGCGCGTGCGACCAAGGCGCTGGCGGCGACGACAACCGAGATGGCGGTCCTCGCGCGCGGCGTGATCAAGGACAATGCGGCAATGTCGGATCACGACGTCATCGCCGCCGCGCTCAAGTTGACCTATGCCAAGCGGGCGCCGCGGGACGGGGTGATCGCCGAGGCGACGAAGGCGCTGGCCGAAGCGACCGCCTTCGTCCGTGCGAAAGACCTGATCACGCTGCCCGACAGTCCGGTCAAGATCATCACCATGCCCAAGTTCCAGCAGGGCGTTGCGGTGGCGTATTGCGATTCGCCGGGGCCGCTCGAGAAGAACCTCGGCACCTTCTTTGCGGTGTCGCCGATCCCCGATCAGTGGAGCGAGGCGCAGGCGACGTCGTTTCTCAGCGAATACAATGAGTACATGATCCGCGACCTCGCGGTCCATGAGGCGATGCCGGGGCATTACGTCCAGCTGGCGCACCAGAACGCCTATCCGTCGACGCTGCGCGCAGTGCTCGGGTCGGGGTCGTTCGTCGAGGGCTGGGCGGTCTATGCCGAGGGGCAGATGGCCGACGACGGCTTCATGAAAGGCGATCCGTTGTACAAGCTGACCGTGCTCAAGATGCGGCTGCGGTCGATCTCGAACGCGCTGCTCGACATCGGCATCCATACCGAGGGCATGACCGAGAAAGCCGCGATGTCGCTGATGATGGACCAGGCGTTCCAGCAAGAGCGCGAGGCCGCCGGCAAATGGACCCGCGCCCGCCTCGGCTCGACCCAGCTGCCGAGCTATTTTGTCGGCTATAGCGAGCACACCGATCTGCGTGCTGCGGCCGAGAAGCGCCCGGGCTTCGCCGTCAAGAAATACCACGACGCGGTGCTCAGCTACGGCTCGCCCCCGGCGCGCTACGTCCGCGCGTTGATGTTCAGCGAACCAATCGCGCCGTGA
- the thyA gene encoding thymidylate synthase gives MPSPHPEQQYLSLMARVWSEGDLRIDRTGVGTRSLFGETMRFDLSSDAVPLLTTKRVFWKTAAREMLWFLSGVTNIRPLVEQGVHIWTDWPLARHNRETGVELSRDDFEARLLGDDGFAENWGNLGPVYGKQWVDWPTFEPVGDGRFERGPGINQIVALVDGLRHNPASRRHIFTGWNVAELDRMALPPCHMTYQFHVANGRLSGMLWQRSCDLGLGFAFNVFAAALLIRMLAQQCDLEPGELVWSGGDCHLYLNHEALVAEQLGRTPSGVPKLQLLRRPPTIFDYTIDDFAVYDYAPQPHIAAPVAV, from the coding sequence ATGCCAAGCCCCCATCCCGAGCAGCAATATCTCAGCCTGATGGCCCGGGTCTGGTCCGAGGGTGACCTTCGCATCGACCGGACGGGAGTCGGGACGCGGTCACTGTTCGGCGAGACGATGCGCTTCGACCTGTCGAGTGACGCGGTGCCGCTGCTGACGACGAAACGGGTGTTCTGGAAAACGGCGGCGCGCGAGATGCTGTGGTTCCTCAGCGGCGTGACCAACATCCGGCCGCTGGTCGAGCAAGGCGTCCACATCTGGACCGATTGGCCGCTGGCGCGGCACAACCGCGAGACTGGGGTCGAGCTGTCGCGTGACGATTTCGAGGCGCGGCTGCTGGGCGACGACGGCTTTGCCGAAAACTGGGGCAACCTAGGCCCGGTGTATGGGAAGCAATGGGTCGACTGGCCGACGTTCGAGCCCGTCGGCGACGGTCGCTTCGAGCGCGGTCCCGGGATCAACCAGATTGTGGCGCTGGTCGACGGGCTGCGGCACAACCCGGCGTCACGGCGGCACATCTTCACTGGCTGGAATGTCGCCGAGCTCGACCGCATGGCGTTGCCGCCGTGCCATATGACGTATCAGTTTCATGTCGCCAACGGCCGGCTGTCGGGGATGCTGTGGCAGCGGTCTTGCGACCTCGGGTTGGGCTTCGCCTTCAACGTCTTCGCGGCGGCGCTGCTGATCCGCATGCTCGCGCAGCAGTGCGATCTCGAGCCGGGGGAACTGGTGTGGTCGGGGGGTGACTGCCACCTCTATCTCAACCACGAGGCGCTGGTGGCCGAGCAGCTCGGCCGGACGCCATCGGGTGTGCCGAAGCTGCAGCTGCTCCGGCGTCCGCCGACGATCTTCGACTATACGATCGATGATTTCGCGGTGTACGATTACGCCCCGCAACCGCATATCGCTGCGCCGGTTGCGGTCTAA
- a CDS encoding glycosyl transferase family protein: MAGGLVLFAAALHVATREVLVLAAVGIAASTIDDGVIDLIYLSIWLRRRALRMRPVPAANLPSGSSWMAIMVPAWDEAAVIASMLRSLTTRLDYPKYRVFVGVYPNDPATLAAVRTVVDHRISPVICTRPGSTTKADCLNHIWRAVIAHEAEASIRFKAIVFHDAEDVVDRHELRVFDHLIPGLAMVQLPVIPLVDPGSRWISGHYLDEFAESHGKDIIVRGALGAAVPSAGVACAIDRDVLAMIAGGTGTPFDPACMTEDYELGMKVAALGHRGALVRIPGFAGGRTVATHEHFPATFETAVKQKTRWLLGIALSGWDRIGWQGGIADRYMLLRDRKSIVAPLLTIFGYVAVAMVLVDAEVSTVVPAALRFDPLVAAQSPLAALLWLNTIALGWRLGLRASFTAATHGWREGLRAVPRTIVGNAINAVAATSALRRYARIRAGHESPAWDKTTHKFTVPAE; encoded by the coding sequence ATGGCCGGGGGGCTCGTGCTTTTTGCCGCCGCATTGCACGTCGCGACCCGCGAGGTGCTGGTGCTTGCCGCCGTCGGGATTGCTGCGTCGACCATCGACGACGGCGTGATCGACCTGATCTATCTGTCGATCTGGCTGCGACGCCGCGCTCTACGGATGCGTCCGGTGCCCGCCGCCAACCTTCCCTCCGGCAGCAGCTGGATGGCGATCATGGTGCCTGCATGGGACGAAGCCGCAGTCATCGCGTCGATGCTCCGCAGCCTGACGACACGGCTCGATTACCCGAAGTACCGGGTGTTCGTCGGTGTCTATCCGAACGATCCGGCGACGCTCGCGGCAGTCAGGACGGTTGTCGATCATCGCATCTCGCCGGTGATCTGCACACGTCCCGGCTCCACGACCAAGGCCGATTGCCTCAACCACATCTGGCGCGCGGTGATCGCCCACGAGGCCGAGGCGTCAATCCGCTTTAAGGCGATCGTCTTCCACGATGCCGAGGACGTCGTCGACCGCCACGAACTCCGCGTCTTCGACCATCTCATTCCCGGCCTCGCGATGGTGCAACTTCCGGTCATCCCGCTGGTCGATCCCGGCTCACGTTGGATAAGCGGGCACTACCTTGACGAGTTCGCCGAGTCGCACGGCAAGGACATCATCGTCCGCGGCGCGCTCGGCGCAGCAGTGCCGAGCGCTGGCGTCGCCTGCGCGATCGACCGCGACGTCCTCGCGATGATCGCCGGTGGCACGGGCACCCCGTTCGATCCCGCCTGCATGACCGAGGATTACGAGCTCGGCATGAAGGTCGCCGCCCTCGGGCACCGCGGCGCGCTGGTCCGCATTCCTGGTTTCGCAGGTGGGCGAACGGTTGCGACCCACGAGCATTTCCCGGCAACCTTCGAAACCGCAGTCAAGCAAAAGACCCGCTGGCTGCTCGGCATTGCGCTGAGCGGCTGGGACCGGATCGGCTGGCAGGGTGGCATTGCCGATCGGTACATGCTGCTGCGCGACCGCAAGTCGATCGTTGCGCCGCTGCTGACAATCTTCGGCTACGTTGCGGTGGCGATGGTCCTTGTCGACGCCGAGGTGAGCACGGTCGTCCCGGCCGCGTTGCGCTTCGACCCCTTGGTCGCAGCGCAATCGCCCCTCGCCGCGTTATTGTGGCTGAACACCATCGCACTCGGCTGGCGCCTCGGTCTGCGCGCCTCATTCACCGCTGCGACCCACGGTTGGCGAGAGGGGTTGCGCGCTGTTCCCCGGACAATCGTCGGCAATGCGATCAATGCGGTTGCCGCGACGAGCGCGCTGCGGCGCTACGCACGCATCCGCGCTGGGCACGAAAGTCCGGCGTGGGACAAGACAACACATAAGTTCACCGTGCCCGCCGAGTGA
- a CDS encoding bacteriophage N4 adsorption protein A: MLLLLWVTYRVPAMQTAFDAAVVAAEDGASMATVWTWMLPPWTAAAKRIAVAPPPESTHPLPHRSPRSVGNERMRPAAGSERAGGDIVVLMSANMPASGSPQQPQPTADTDGATPSELATVAYARLAAGDRRGAARLFDEALAGGDDPRSAAWRAQRDALTRGWSGSAYSIVRSGGSSSIAVAPVLGGGQSGAALAWTPDPLAVRPLALTLRGTIAHDDRGRSALAAAGIAWHPFTGVTLAAERLLPVGPAARGDWALRVAGGLSRSVGALDASAYGEAGAVGSVVYAAAQARLGASIHRRNIALGTEVGSWASVQHGHSSTVDRLDIGPGVSARTGRLSLSADYRFHIAGNAAPGSGPVVTLAAAF, encoded by the coding sequence TTGCTGCTGTTGTTGTGGGTGACGTACCGCGTCCCGGCGATGCAGACCGCCTTCGACGCGGCGGTCGTGGCGGCGGAAGACGGCGCAAGCATGGCGACCGTGTGGACATGGATGCTGCCGCCATGGACCGCGGCGGCAAAGCGGATCGCGGTCGCACCTCCGCCAGAATCGACGCATCCGCTTCCTCATCGCTCTCCAAGATCCGTCGGGAACGAGAGGATGCGGCCTGCAGCCGGCAGTGAGCGAGCGGGCGGCGACATCGTCGTCCTCATGTCGGCGAACATGCCCGCATCAGGGTCTCCGCAACAGCCGCAGCCAACTGCTGATACCGACGGCGCAACTCCAAGCGAGCTGGCGACCGTGGCCTATGCCCGCCTCGCCGCGGGAGACCGGCGCGGAGCCGCCCGCTTATTTGACGAGGCGCTGGCTGGTGGCGACGATCCCCGGTCCGCAGCATGGCGGGCGCAGCGCGATGCGTTGACACGGGGCTGGTCGGGCAGCGCCTACAGCATCGTCCGCTCGGGCGGGAGTTCCAGTATTGCCGTAGCGCCGGTCCTCGGCGGTGGCCAGAGCGGCGCGGCACTGGCGTGGACGCCCGACCCGCTCGCCGTCCGCCCGCTGGCGCTGACGTTGCGCGGGACGATCGCGCATGACGACCGCGGCCGCAGCGCGCTCGCCGCGGCCGGCATCGCGTGGCACCCGTTTACCGGTGTTACCCTTGCTGCCGAGCGCCTGCTGCCCGTCGGTCCGGCAGCGCGCGGCGACTGGGCGTTGCGGGTCGCCGGAGGGCTTAGCCGGAGCGTAGGAGCACTCGATGCCTCGGCATACGGGGAAGCCGGTGCCGTCGGGTCGGTCGTTTATGCCGCCGCGCAGGCGCGTCTCGGGGCTAGCATCCACCGCCGTAATATCGCGCTTGGCACCGAAGTCGGATCTTGGGCGAGCGTCCAGCATGGACACAGCAGCACCGTCGACCGGCTCGACATCGGACCCGGCGTCTCGGCTCGCACCGGGCGGCTCAGCCTGTCAGCCGACTACCGCTTCCACATCGCGGGGAACGCCGCCCCCGGCTCGGGGCCGGTGGTGACGCTCGCCGCCGCCTTCTAG
- a CDS encoding MerR family transcriptional regulator — MRMRELEARSGVGRETIRFYIREGLLPEPARAARNSASYSEAHVTRLVAIKRLQEERFLPLAVIRGLLDRDDAEGGSDAERWLEPEAFPGLDAVLRSRIDLDAPRVPAAVALAASGLDAEMIDEAVANAIVTVDAAGTMTARDAAILRTLGDLDRIGFSREHGFTPGMIRMYHDFIDYVTTQEMRFFFEHTAGQVDEPKAADMAELGIGAVNDLLALMRTRALLAKLERRRRVANDR; from the coding sequence ATGCGTATGCGTGAACTCGAGGCGCGGAGCGGGGTCGGACGCGAGACGATCCGCTTCTATATCCGTGAAGGCCTGCTCCCCGAACCCGCCCGCGCGGCGCGCAATTCGGCGTCGTATTCGGAGGCGCACGTCACCCGGCTGGTCGCGATCAAGCGGCTGCAGGAGGAGCGCTTCCTGCCGCTCGCGGTGATCCGCGGGCTGCTCGACCGCGACGATGCCGAAGGGGGAAGCGACGCCGAACGCTGGCTCGAACCCGAAGCTTTCCCGGGGCTTGACGCGGTGCTGCGGTCGCGGATCGACCTTGATGCGCCGCGCGTGCCCGCAGCCGTCGCGCTCGCCGCCTCGGGCCTCGACGCCGAGATGATCGACGAAGCGGTGGCGAACGCAATCGTCACCGTCGACGCGGCGGGAACGATGACCGCGCGCGATGCCGCGATCCTGCGGACGCTCGGCGACCTCGACCGGATCGGCTTCAGCCGGGAGCACGGCTTCACCCCGGGCATGATCCGGATGTACCACGACTTCATCGACTATGTGACGACGCAGGAGATGCGCTTTTTCTTCGAGCACACCGCCGGGCAAGTCGACGAGCCCAAGGCTGCCGACATGGCCGAACTCGGCATCGGCGCGGTCAACGACCTGCTCGCGCTGATGCGAACACGCGCGCTGCTTGCCAAGCTCGAACGGCGGCGGCGGGTGGCGAACGACCGCTAG
- a CDS encoding cisplatin damage response ATP-dependent DNA ligase — MQAFAALLDRLVYTRSRNAKLRLIADYLLATPDPDRGWALAALTGGLDLKAVQPKLIRTLLEERIDPVLLAMSYDYVGDMAETASLLWPDPLTPPPPPPSLNEVVERLQHLGRADAPAAMRELMDRLDSSGRYALLKLATGAMRIGVSARLAKTAFALAFSVDVDAVEEVWHGLKPPYPELFDWGTGGAQPTPGTVPVFRPFMLAHPLDDLKLDLKDYAAEWKWDGIRIQIVHVAGVTRLFSRAGDDITGSFPEIAAAFAYPAVLDGELLVRGDFQGGEAASFNALQQRLGRKAPTAKAQAEFPAFVRLYDVLFDGDEDLRALPWTERRVRLEALMPRLDPTRFDLSAVIAATDFEDLARIRDGARDAAIEGVMLKQRTSPYVAGRRTGLWYKWKRDPLVADCVMMYAQRGHGKRSSFYSDYTFGCWTADPAEGGELLPVGKAYSGFTDAELAMLDKFVRTNTVARFGPVREVAKTMVLEVAFDSLHKSTRHKSGVSMRFPRVARIRTDKPAIEADRIETLVRMIT; from the coding sequence ATGCAAGCTTTTGCCGCCCTTCTCGACCGGCTCGTCTACACGCGGTCGCGCAACGCCAAGCTGCGCCTGATTGCCGACTATCTTCTGGCGACCCCCGACCCCGATCGCGGCTGGGCGCTCGCCGCACTGACCGGCGGGCTCGACCTCAAGGCGGTCCAGCCCAAACTGATCCGGACTTTGCTCGAGGAGCGGATCGATCCGGTCCTGCTGGCGATGAGCTACGACTATGTCGGCGACATGGCCGAGACCGCGTCGTTGCTGTGGCCCGACCCGTTGACGCCGCCCCCTCCTCCGCCGAGCCTCAATGAGGTCGTCGAGCGATTGCAGCATCTTGGCCGCGCTGACGCCCCCGCGGCGATGCGCGAGTTGATGGACCGGCTCGACAGCAGCGGGCGCTATGCGCTGCTAAAACTGGCGACCGGCGCGATGCGGATCGGGGTGTCGGCGCGGCTCGCCAAGACCGCGTTTGCGTTGGCGTTTTCGGTCGACGTCGATGCGGTCGAGGAGGTCTGGCACGGCCTCAAGCCGCCCTACCCCGAGCTGTTCGACTGGGGCACCGGCGGCGCGCAGCCGACCCCGGGGACGGTGCCGGTGTTCCGCCCGTTCATGCTCGCGCACCCGTTGGATGACCTCAAGCTCGACCTGAAGGACTATGCCGCCGAGTGGAAATGGGACGGAATCCGCATCCAGATCGTCCATGTCGCAGGGGTCACCCGCCTGTTCAGCCGAGCGGGGGACGACATCACCGGCAGCTTTCCCGAAATCGCGGCGGCATTCGCGTATCCGGCGGTGCTCGACGGCGAACTGCTCGTCCGCGGCGACTTCCAGGGGGGTGAGGCGGCGAGCTTCAATGCGCTCCAGCAACGCCTCGGACGCAAGGCCCCGACCGCTAAGGCGCAGGCCGAGTTCCCTGCGTTCGTAAGGCTTTACGACGTCCTATTCGACGGCGACGAGGACCTCCGCGCGCTGCCGTGGACCGAACGGCGGGTGCGTCTCGAGGCGCTGATGCCGCGCCTCGACCCGACGCGATTCGACCTGTCGGCGGTGATCGCGGCGACCGATTTCGAGGATCTCGCGCGGATCAGGGACGGTGCCCGCGATGCCGCGATCGAGGGGGTGATGCTCAAGCAGCGCACCTCCCCCTACGTCGCCGGACGCCGCACCGGGCTGTGGTACAAATGGAAGCGCGACCCCTTGGTGGCCGACTGCGTGATGATGTACGCGCAGCGCGGCCACGGCAAAAGATCGAGCTTTTACAGCGACTACACCTTCGGCTGCTGGACCGCCGACCCCGCCGAAGGGGGCGAACTGCTCCCGGTCGGCAAGGCGTATTCGGGCTTCACTGACGCCGAGCTGGCGATGCTCGACAAGTTCGTCCGGACCAACACCGTCGCCCGCTTCGGGCCGGTCCGCGAAGTCGCCAAGACGATGGTCCTCGAGGTCGCGTTCGACTCGCTCCACAAGTCGACCCGGCACAAGTCGGGGGTGTCGATGCGCTTTCCCCGGGTTGCCCGGATTCGCACCGACAAGCCTGCTATCGAGGCCGATCGGATCGAGACTTTGGTGCGAATGATCACCTGA